Within Plasmodium vinckei vinckei genome assembly, chromosome: PVVCY_12, the genomic segment CAATCTGTTTGGTTTTATCTTgttctacattttttttcaaataaaaatcacTTTCGTTTTCAAttgtattttcaaaatcGCTCAACAAAATTTGAtcactttttatttctttattaataatagtttttaattgattaataatttttaagaGAGAACGGAAATTATCTTCGAGTTTTTCATTATGTGTTtgatcatatatatattcaaaatttaaaacaaaatttgataacaattttaacatatcttttctatttttcttaacattttttatataattttcaatttgGCTAATATGCTGATTTTTTCCATCATctattttgttttcattCTTTGCCTCTTTTAATtcttgaaaatatttattacttaTAATTGTATTGtctttgttattatattggTTTAGTATTTCTTTCAtttgttcattttcttttttcaaattttttatatcattttttaattttttataatttgttttcaatgcattattttcttctaatATGCTACTACTTAAGTTATTATGTCttacactttttttaaaattatttagagatttttcataagcaattttgatttgttttaatttattttctatatttaatatttcacTATTTAATTCTtgatcttttatttttaattcatttctactatttaatatatttatttcctcttctttcatttttattataatttctttaactttatttttttttatttctaattcattttttcgttctttttccatttgctcatatttttttgtaaatttttttattaaatgctcttctttttttttaagtatttctttcattaatttttcttccTTTTCTTTCCATAATTTAAactcatatatattagatGGTATGTTACCTGTCTCAACATTCAATTCATTAAGTACAGGATTATGATCTAAATGTTCATACACATCCAATCTGTTTTCCATCACATTTGGTTTTTTCTCTACCATTTTGTCTTTCTTCTCTTTTAtgctaaaatatatttctgcATTTATTTCAGAggttaaatatttttctttaaatacACTTAAATATAGAGATATGGTCAATTTCTGTTTATAATAGCCTTtactattttcattttctaatGTTTCCTTTAAttctttaataatattttttatattaaactCACCTTTTCctatgtttatattattatcatgtTCTTTAATTGATAATTcgaacaatatttttttattttcaaaatatgaCAATAGTTCACTTTCTTTCAATTCGACGTCACAATCCAGGTGGCAGTTTTTTAACTCAATCTGAAagtgtaaataaaaatgaaaaaaaaaaaaaaatataagtataaaacattttcacTTGGCAATATAAAcgattttcattttgttcaatttttaaaaaaagtgataaaatttacctttttgttttcttcGAAAGTATATAAAGGGGATATAAAACTGGTTCCCATTATGTTAGactccatttttataaaaaaattattttgtttatttttatttttttctgcaTATATGTTACTAAGTTCAAGGATATGACAATTTATAGcagataaaaaaacattacaaataattttattatcatttttatcaaggATTATAGGTAATCTTAAATTCCctgttatattatttgttcggttatttatatcaaaatatttacctCCATTTTTATGCCCTCTACCAAAGGAATAAATTTGATTATTGTCTTCATCAATTTGGTGTATCTTATTATATGACATGATATCTTGACTATCTGAAGTAGCCATATCATGTTGTAcatttgtaaaattatagTTATGATCACTGTCCGATTTAATATTGTTATAATTTGAATGGAGAGGGAAAGAAATAATTGTTGCTTTGAATTTTAGATTAGGCATAGAATTAGAGGAAGTAACTAAATCATAAGAAATTTGTCTAAAATCCGAATAAATTTCCCATGCCTCTTTACTATCATTTTGAAGTAATCCTCTTTTGTCTACCTCCAATtgcattttattaacataaatatatatatcattaattaaaaaataatcatttatttcttttattttatcaataaaaattaaagaaaaatgacATCCaacactatttttattatgcacATGATCATTAATTTGCtcgttattattttttatatggcCCATATCATTGTCATTACCTATTTGGCTATTtacttcttcttcttcatttatACATGAGTTTGGTGTTATGGTATGTACAATATTTCCTACACTTACTTCAACATGGTtgtctataaaaaattcttttttatattgatcaaaattaatatataaaaaaaaaatgttcttaaaattaaatatatttaatatatgattaattttattttctgtCTTTtctgcatatatattattatttatattacgaatattttttccattttcattatttggaTATCTAGCCAAATATGAATTATCTAGccaatttgttttttttgtagattctatataatttttatttattgaatattcttcaaattttaaatttatagaaaaaattaaattgtttgatatataaaaattacttatattttcatattgcttattttcaataaattcaaaattatttattaaatctttaaataaacacttaaaatatatattatcattattttcaaaatttaaatcattttgtatgtctatactttttattaaatttattatatttttatttattccaaGATCTTTATTAGCAAATGTGTAATCCG encodes:
- a CDS encoding Cg7 protein, putative, with amino-acid sequence MDADEVVCVHMSLKFLIFKNIEKNEDNYLCNDFIIKLADVEDIESSNISKGYFIKKFHEFLREKKKNEYECVINGTITEVANFFFQNIELFIKIKKIQYELEDTNCDPNKYDKNREGVNTDYTFANKDLGINKNIINLIKSIDIQNDLNFENNDNIYFKCLFKDLINNFEFIENKQYENISNFYISNNLIFSINLKFEEYSINKNYIESTKKTNWLDNSYLARYPNNENGKNIRNINNNIYAEKTENKINHILNIFNFKNIFFLYINFDQYKKEFFIDNHVEVSVGNIVHTITPNSCINEEEEVNSQIGNDNDMGHIKNNNEQINDHVHNKNSVGCHFSLIFIDKIKEINDYFLINDIYIYVNKMQLEVDKRGLLQNDSKEAWEIYSDFRQISYDLVTSSNSMPNLKFKATIISFPLHSNYNNIKSDSDHNYNFTNVQHDMATSDSQDIMSYNKIHQIDEDNNQIYSFGRGHKNGGKYFDINNRTNNITGNLRLPIILDKNDNKIICNVFLSAINCHILELSNIYAEKNKNKQNNFFIKMESNIMGTSFISPLYTFEENKKIELKNCHLDCDVELKESELLSYFENKKILFELSIKEHDNNINIGKGEFNIKNIIKELKETLENENSKGYYKQKLTISLYLSVFKEKYLTSEINAEIYFSIKEKKDKMVEKKPNVMENRLDVYEHLDHNPVLNELNVETGNIPSNIYEFKLWKEKEEKLMKEILKKKEEHLIKKFTKKYEQMEKERKNELEIKKNKVKEIIIKMKEEEINILNSRNELKIKDQELNSEILNIENKLKQIKIAYEKSLNNFKKSVRHNNLSSSILEENNALKTNYKKLKNDIKNLKKENEQMKEILNQYNNKDNTIISNKYFQELKEAKNENKIDDGKNQHISQIENYIKNVKKNRKDMLKLLSNFVLNFEYIYDQTHNEKLEDNFRSLLKIINQLKTIINKEIKSDQILLSDFENTIENESDFYLKKNVEQDKTKQIENDGNKFGKDKDVINRYYNKTNYFTELKKKETFYDSNDEENQNSNYKFTKLIPKGEKKNNNEIKPNGVEDSNPIVNINKAKIVENLKSEIDRLIQNGIYNENDQIIINMKKKLNSLILNT